From one Neovison vison isolate M4711 chromosome 1, ASM_NN_V1, whole genome shotgun sequence genomic stretch:
- the LOC122900082 gene encoding proline-rich protein 11-like: protein MPKFKQRRRKLKAKAKKLFKKREASHFQPKLITPPPPPPSPERVVIPSADTSLSRSWLRPSWNFRLPNIKDTVKLWTNRAWSIYNWCQNCMAQSLEVLKDTIFPSRFCRRELHSLKQRFCILESELCKLQETLKTVLENSSCPSCGQTCHISGKLKNVPARVLNTPGESRAILPPTLPQPATPTPALLPPPPPPPPPPPLPPPPPPTAPVLLRKSDRTKALQAGPLKRDGPMQITVKDLLTVKLKKTQCFDERKKLTPSPKAQNPLVTVSDLQRVTLKPNSKVLSTRVTNVLM from the coding sequence ATGCCTAAGTTCAAGCAACGAAGAAGAAAGCTAAAAGCCAAagcaaaaaaattattcaaaaaaagaGAAGCCTCTCACTTTCAGCCCAAGCTAATCACACCTCCTCCGCCACCACCCTCACCAGAAAGAGTGGTTATTCCTTCAGCAGATACTTCCCTTAGCAGAAGTTGGCTAAGACCATCCTGGAACTTTAGACTTCCTAATATCAAAGATACTGTAAAACTTTGGACAAATAGAGCGTGGTCTATATACAATTGGTGCCAGAACTGCATGGCCCAGAGTTTAGAAGTATTGAAAGACACCATCTTTCCATCCCGTTTCTGCCGCCGAGAACTCCACAGTCTAAAACAACGGTTTTGCATTTTGGAAAGTGAATTATGCAAGCTCCAGGAAACACTGAAGACTGTCTTGGAAAATTCTTCCTGCCCAAGCTGTGGTCAAACCTGTCACATAAGTGGTAAACTCAAAAATGTGCCCGCCCGCGTGCTAAACACCCCTGGAGAATCTCGAGCGATACTTCCTCCCACATTGCCACAGCCAGCCACCCCTACTCCTGCTCTTCTTCctccgccgcccccgccccctccacctcctcctctgcctccgcCTCCGCCACCCACAGCACCTGTGCTGCTCAGAAAATCCGATCGCACTAAAGCCCTGCAGGCTGGGCCATTAAAAAGAGATGGACCCATGCAGATAACAGTTAAAGATCTACTGACTGTGAAGTTAAAGAAGACACAGTGTTTTGATGAAAGGAAGAAGCTTACACCATCACCAAAGGCACAGAATCCACTAGTTACTGTCTCCGACCTGCAGCGTGTCACCCTGAAGCCCAACTCCAAAGTACTATCAACTCGAGTTACAAATGTCTTGATGTAA